The genomic region AAAAGAATACGGTGATTCTGACGCGCCAGTTCCGCCTGCCGACCTACGTCAATGGCAATACCGACGGGCTGCTGATCGAAGCCTGCGCGGGTCTGCTCGACAACGACCAGCCCGAGGACGCCATCCGCCGCGAAACCGAAGAAGAAACGGGCTTCCGCGTCGGGCCGGTCCAGAAAGTGTTTGAGGCGTACATGAGTCCCGGTTCGGTGACCGAAAAACTGTTTTTCTTCCTGGCCGAATACGACGACGCCACCGAACGGACAGCGGGCGGCGGCGTTGAAGAAGAGGAAATCGAAGTGCTGGAATTGCCGCTGG from Tellurirhabdus rosea harbors:
- the nudK gene encoding GDP-mannose pyrophosphatase NudK; translated protein: MTAAIEILDEKLLSDNWYILKKITYRYQRRNGSWEIQSREAYDRGNGAVILLHNPKKNTVILTRQFRLPTYVNGNTDGLLIEACAGLLDNDQPEDAIRRETEEETGFRVGPVQKVFEAYMSPGSVTEKLFFFLAEYDDATERTAGGGVEEEEIEVLELPLGEALTMVRTGEIRDGKTIMLLQHLALSKN